The DNA segment CATAAAAAGAATCGACAGCAAATACCAATACAATTCAAATGGCTATCCAACAGAAATTGTTTCAGAAAACATGGTGTTTGGCGGTTCTGATTCCAACCATTTAAAATCGCAATTATTCTACAATTAGTTCTATTTTTGTAAAAAATAATAGATGCAGTTTAGAACTAAAATTTCCATTCCCAAAAACGACAATCCAATAGATTACAATTCGAAAATGGTGTCTTTGGGTTCTTGTTTTGCCGTGAACATGGCCGAGAAATTAGATTATTTCAAGTTCCAAAACACCTGCAATCCGTTCGGGATTTTATTTCATCCATTGGCAATAGAAAAATTGGTTGATTTTGCCGTTTCCGGAAAACAATTTACGGAAGAAGACGTTTTTTTTTACAACGAACGTTGGCATTCTTTCGACCTGCATTCGGATTGCAGTAATTCCAGCAAGGAGGAATTAATCGCTAATTTGAATGCCATTGTAAAATCAACTCGCCAACAAATAAGCGAGGCAACCCACATCATCATCACTTACGGAACTTCTTGGGTATATAGAAACATTGATGCAAATCAAATTGTTGCCAATTGTCATAAAGTACCCCAAAAGCAATTTGGCAAAGAAATCTTGTCGGTTGCAATTATCGAAAATTCGATTCAAAACACAATCGATTTAATCCAAAAAATCAATCCAAAAGCGAATATTATTTTCACGGTTTCGCCCGTTCGCCACCTCAAAGACGGCTATGTGGAAAATCAATTGAGTAAATCGCATTTGATTTCTGCTTTGCATTCTTCCAGCTTCCAACTTCCAACTTCAAGCTATTTCCCTTCCTACGAAATCATGATGGACGAACTTCGCGACTATCGATTTTATGCCGAAGACATGATTCATCCCAATCAGGTAGCGATAGATTATATTTGGGAACGATTTTCCGAAACCTCTATTTCTGAAGAAAGTCATTCGGTTATGAAAGAAGTCGAAACCATTCAAAAAGGATTGCAGCACCGTCCCTTTAATCCAAATTCCGAAAGTCACCAGCAATTTTTATCGAAACTTCAAGATAAAATGGCTAAATTAGTATCGCAATATTCATTTATGAAATTTTAATTATGCAAAGAAGAATTTTATTGGCAGCGGGAATCATGGTGGCAATCATCTTGCTTTTCAAATTCTGTGATTTCAAAAAAGAAGACGATTCCACCTTGGAATACAACACCAATCTCATCCAGCAACAAATAGTCAATGTGGGAAAATTGGTCGTTACCGAAGGACATTTTGCCGAAGTGGTTACCTATAAAGATCAGGACAAATACCTGATGGACATGGTTTCTTTCGAAAAGAAAGCCATCGTAATTGTCAATGCCGATGTAACGGTAGCCTACGATTTACACCAAATGAAATACGACATCGACGAAAAAAACAAGACCATCACTATCGTGAATATCCCAAAAGAAGAGATAAAAATAAGCCCGGACATTAAATATTATGATGTGGAGCAAAGCCAAATGAATCCTTTTACGGGAGATGATTACAACAAAATAAACAAAATCGTCCGAGCCAATTTGGCCAAGAAAATTGAAAAATCTTCCCTGAAAACCAACGCCAAAAACCGATTGATTTCGGAACTTTCGAAAATGCTGATTCTGACCAATACTATGGGGTGGACTCTTAAATACGAAGGCGAAATTATAGAAAAAGAAGCTGATTTTAATCAAAAAATGAAAGGGTAAAAATCTTCTTTTAATGCAAAAAGCCACATCTTTTGAGGATGTAGCTGACACTATCCCAAAAAGTGTGTAAGTTTAAAAATATAGGGGTTTGATTTTTTAATTAAAGTTGAACCCTTTTTTCAAATATAGTTAAGAACTGGTTGAGGATTAATCCCCAGTTTTGGATTGGCATCGACCATTTTTTGGTTGCCTCTCTCAAAGCCAAATATACAGATTTTAAAACAGCTTCATCCGTTGGGAATGATAATTTGTTTTTAGTGTATTTTCTGATTTTACCATTGAGGTTTTCGATTAAATTTGTGGTGTAAATTATCTTTCTGATTTCTACTGGAAAGTCAAAGAATACGGTAAGTTCCTCCCAATTTTCTTCCCAGGATTTAATCGCATAAGGATATTTATTATTCCATTTTTTAGAAAAATCTCCCAGAGATGCTTTAGCAGCTTCTTTAGTTGGAGCATTGTAAATAAGCTTCATATCTGCCGAAAATTCCTTTTTATCTTTCCAAACCACATAACGAGCTGAGTTTCTAATTTGATGTACTACACAGATTTGGGTTTGTGATTCTGGGAATACATTTTTGATAGTTTGCGTAAAACCATTTAGATTGTCAGTAGCAGTAATTAGTATATCTTCAACTCCTCTAGCTTTTAAATCTGTTAAAACGCCAAGCCAGAAACTAGCACTTTCATTCTTTCCTAGCCACATTCCAAGGACTTCTTTTTTACCTTCTCTATTAAGTCCAACGGCTAAATAGATGGTTTTATTGACTATTTTTGAGTTTTCTCTAACTTTAAAAACAATTCCGTCCATCCAGACTATCAGATAAACAGCCTCTAAAGGTCGGTTTTGCCAAGCAATAATATCACTCGAAACCGTGTCGGTTATCCTAGAAATAGTACTAGTGGAAACCTCAAAATTATAAACTTCTCTTATTTGTTCTTCGATGTCGCTATTGCTCATTCCTTTGGCATAGAGAGAGATTATTACGTTCTCTAAACCATCGAGCATATTTTGCCTTTTGGGCACAATTAAAGGGTTAAATGAGGCTTCTCGATCTCTGGGAACTTGAATCTGAGATTCGCCAAATGAGGTTTTTATTTTCTTGTTAGAAAAACCATTACGAGCATTGGATTTTGTAGTTTTCTCGTGCTTATCATAGCCTAAATGGGCGTCTAATTCGCCTTCGAGCATTTTCTCTATTCCTCGCTTTTGTAGTTGGGCTAAGAAGCCATAAAGGTCTTCGCCTGTTTTGAATTGCTTCAAAAATTCATCGGATAATAAATCTTCCTTTTTCATAAAATGTGTAAAATATTAAAATTAAGTAAAAAAAGTATTAGGGTTTGCACAAACCCTAATACTTTTTTTACTTACACACTTTATAGGATACTACCATGTAGCTTTTTGATTTGTTTTGCCTGCTCGACTTTGTGGGTGCGAAGTCAGGAGACATTCGCACAGCACGATCCTGTGTTTTAAGGTTGTTTATTCTTTATGAATACTTCTAGCAGCCAGGAATCTTTATGTATCACACTAATTTAAGATATTTATTGCTTGCTATGGTGATGACAATTACTCTCATCGTTTATCATTATGTTTTGTTTTTGTAAAACATTGACAATCATAAAGTTTTTATGTGAATAACTATTTATATTTAATTTTCCAATTAATTTTTTCAAGATCTTCAATTGAATATAAATATTTTTTGTTGTAAATATTTTTCTTTAAAATATTTGCCATACCATACTTAATGATGCTATCTTCTTTAATAATATAAATTCTTATTTTTCCGTCTTCGCAAGATTTAAAATACTGCTCCCATCGGATTCTAACTGGATTTATTGTTCCGAAATTATTTGTTTTGACGTCTGCTCCCGAGTCACTTTCTGTTATTGCAGACATTTTATTCATATCCTTTTTAGATATAAATGAAATTATATTTTGATTTGAGTGATTTTCAATATATATAAATCTATTTTCTGTAATATCACATGAAAGTAAAATTGCAATAATTGTTATTGTTAAAATATATTTTTTCATCAATTATGATTTATAATGGGTATGTAATTTTCTATTATCTTATGAATCGATAATTAGTTTTCCCCAGCTGGTGTAGCTTTTTGATTTGTTTTGCCTGCTCGACTTTGTGGGGGCGAAGTCGGAGACATTCGCCCAGCCCGACCTTGTTTTTTAAGGCAATTTATTTTTTCAAAACTGGAGGATATTGCATTAAAATTTTGGACACAAATTCATTGATGACGGCTTCTTTTTGAGAGCGATCTTGGGTCAAATATCCCACTCCTTCGCCTTGCCAAACCAGCTCATTTCTCTTGGTGTCAACAAAATCTATAAATAAAGTTCCCTCAGTCGAAGTGCTTACATAAGGGTAGCCGTATCCACCCCAGTAATAAGGATAATAGCCTCTATAGCCCCAATAGGGGTATCCATAACCCCAGCCATAGCCCCAACCGCCATAATAACTGGATACATCTACTTGTTCTTTTTCTTTGGTAAATATGCCTACCAATAAATCAGGATTATCACTTTTGGTCATTCCTTTTTTGCCAAGTTCCGTTTCGATGGCATTAAGAATCCTTTTCTTGTCGAGGGTTGAAATTTGTACTTTGTCAATGGCATTTTTATTGAAAGCATAAGTCCTGTATTGACTAAAATCCACACTTTTGTCAAAATCAGAATATACGCTAATCGAGGATCCACAAGAACTCAATATAAAAAGTAATAGAACGGGGATAAATTTAATTGCTTTCATATTCTTAAATTTTAAAAGTTTTCAAGTTTGTTTACAAACCAATTTTTCAAAATAACAATGCTCAAACTAAAATAAATGTTCGTCAACTATATTTGGAATGGTCACTTTCAACAAAGGTTGTATTTCCATTGCTCTTTTTATGGCAAAAATGGCGCCTTCGTTACGAGCCCAACTTCTTCTGGAAATTCCGTTGTTGACATCCCAGAAAAGCATTGATTCTATGCGCTTTGACGCTTCTTTTGTACCATCAAGAACCATACCAAAACCACCGTTTATAACTTCGCCCCAACCGACACCGCCGCCATTGTGGATGGAGACCCAAGTGGCTCCCCGAAAACTGTCGCCAATCACGTTTTGTATTGCCATATCGGCAGTAAAACGGGAGCCGTCATAGATATTCGAGGTTTCTCTATAAGGGGAATCCGTACCCGAAACATCGTGATGATCGCGACCCAAAACGACCATTCCTATTTCGTCTTTGGCAATGGCCTGATTAAAAGCTCCTGCAATTTTCATTCTTCCTTCGGCATCGGCATACAGGATTCGGGCTTGCGAACCCACGACCAATTTATTTTCCTGAGCGCCTTTTATCCAATGGATGTTGTCCTGCATTTGTTGTTGGATTTCGGCTGGAGCCGACTTTGCCATTATTTCTAAAACCTTGCAGGCAATCGCATCTGTTTTTTGCAAATCGTCTGGATTTCCGGAGGTGCAAACCCATCTAAAAGGACCAAATCCATAATCAAAACACATGGGACCCATAATATCCTGGACATAACTCGGATACCTGAAATCGACATGGTTTTCGGCCATCACGTCGGCACCGGCACGGGAAGCTTCCAGCAAAAAAGCATTTCCATAATCGAAAAAATAGGTTCCATTTGCGGTGTGTTTATTGATGGCGGTGGTGTGACGTCGCAAGGTTTCTTGCACTTTTTCCTTGAATAATTCGGGATTGTTGGCCATCATTTTATTGGCTTCTTCAAACGAAATATCCACGGGATAATAACCGCCAGCCCAGGGATTGTGTAATGAAGTTTGGTCGGAACCCAAGTCGATATAAATATTTTCGTCGTAGAATTTTTCCCAGACATCCACAACGTTTCCCAAATAACCTATGGAAACTATTTCTTTATTGGCCTTCGCCAAAGCCACTCTTTTGACCAATTCATCGATGTCCTCAATGACTTCGTTGATCCAGCCTTGACTGTGGCGAATGTGCGTGATTTTTGGATTTACCTCGGCACAAACCGTGATGCAGCCGGCAATATTTCCGGCTTTTGGTTGCGCTCCACTCATTCCGCCCAATCCTGAAGTGACGAATAATCCGCCTTTGGGTTTGGTTTTAATTTTCCTGAAACCATTCAAAACCGTAATGGTGGTGCCGTGGACAATGCCTTGCGGACCAATGTACATATAACTTCCCGCAGTCATTTGTCCGTACTGTGACACGCCAAGCGCATTGAATTTCTCCCAATCGTCGGGTTTCGAATAGTTGGGAATGACCATTCCATTGGTTACCACAACTCGCGGTGCTTCTTTGTGCGAAGGAAATAACCCCATTGGATGGCCGGAATAGATTGTGAGGGTTTGTCCCTCTGTCATTTCAGACAAATACTGCATCGTCAATAAATACTGCGCCCAGTTCTGGAAAACGGCTCCATTTCCGCCATAAGTGATCAGCTCATGTGGATGTTGCGCCACGGCATAATCCAGATTGTTTTGGATCATGAGCATGATGGCTTTTGCTTGTTCGCATTTTCCGGGATAATCCGAAATGGGGCGGGCATACATTTTATAATCGGGGCGAAAACGGTACATGTAAATCCTGCCGTAAGTGTTCAATTCTTCGGCAAATTCCTTGATCAATTCCGCATGATGTTGCGGTTCAAAATAACGAAGCGCATTGCGAAGTGCCAATTTTTTCTCCTCCGCCGACAGAATATCTTTTCGTTTTGGCGGATGATTTATGGCTGATTCATACGGTTTTGGTTTGGGCAATTGGGATGGAATTCCTTGCTGAATTTGTTCTTGGAAAGTCATTTTGGTTTGTTTTTTGAGTTTATGCAAACTGAAAACTGCGACTGAACACTATTTTTTTATTTCCCCCGTTTTTTTGTCAAATCCATAAGGGCAATGGCGACAGCCGCTTTTACAGCAAAACCCTTTTTTTAGATGGTACTTTTCGGTGAAGCATTTGTAACCTTCAGGCGTATAATAAAAATCTTCGCCTTCGATTAATTTAATTTCATTACTTTGTTCGTTCATATTACAAATTTATACACTTTATAACCAATGTTTTTAATTGCAGCCAAATATTTAATCCCGAAAGGCTATCGAGGATTGGCCTTGTTTCCGTTTGTGTTTGTAAAATATGCATTGGATAAAAATAATCCGGTTTTTATAAATCACGAACGTATTCATCTCAGGCAACAATTAGAATTGTTGGTTGTTCCTTTTTTTGCATGGTATTTTCTTGAATTTTTGGTTCGGTTCATCCAGTATAAAAGTTGGAATTTGGCTTATCGAAATATCAGTTTTGAACGAGAGGCTTATTCAAATGAAAAAGACCTAGGCTATTTGAAGCGAAGGTCTTTTTGGAGATTTTTGAAATATATTTTTTGAAGAAGTTATTCAATTACAAAATAGGAAAAACTAGGATTTGCCGTGGTATCCCCCTTGAAACTAATATCAAAAGTACTTGTAGTAACATTACTTACCCAAGCTTTGTAATCTTGGGCAGCATCGTTTGCAAGTGTGAGCATTACTATGGGCGCACTGTTATATGCAACGTTGAAGTTGACTGTTAAGGTAACTTTGTTTGAATTTGTGGGTGTGCCAGTAATATTTATTAATCCTTTAATGTCCGTGGAATAACTTGCAAAGCTAGCGCTAGTTATTCCATTTGGAGTTGTAAGGGCTATCGTTGGGGCAGCAGTTTGTTCACTTTTGATATGTCCGTCTTTTAGGTGGAGCAATGTGGTGGGAGTAGTTGTTCCTAATCCAACCTTTCCGCTTCCTGTCCATGATAAAACATGAGTTCCTAAAAATTTCGGATCTGTGCCATAACCTAAGGACCATATATCTTGGGATGGGTTCGAAATAAAACCATAATTGTCTCCATCTGAATTCATGATAAATTCATTTTTTCCTTTGTTGTTGGCATAAATATTTCCAGTGACGTCTAAGGTAGCCAAAGGGTTGGTATTGCCGATTGCCAGTTCCCCAGTTGGGGTTACTCTCATCCATTCCGTACCACTGGTTTTGAATACGAGGGGTTGGGCGTCAGTTGTTCCTATGAAATTTGTTCCAGCAGTTGTTCCTGAATTTCCAGAAAGCGACCAGCTGGGAGAAGTTATCAAACGCGTCCATACAGTTCCGTTCCAAAAATAATAGCCTGGAGTTACATCTCCAGCGGTATTGGTGTTGTAAACTAAAGTTCCAGATAATGGCGATCCACTGTCTTGTGGATTTACTACTGGAGCCGATGTTGTGGTTAATGTTAGGGCTACTTGTGGAGCTACAAATCCATTTGTGCTGGAATTGATTTCGAGTGCGCCTCTTGGAGTTGTGGTTCCGATTCCTACCTGTGCTGATGAGTCAATACCCATTATTAACATAAATAGACAAAAAGGCAATAGGGTAATTTTTTTCATAATTAATTAGGCTATGATAAATAGTGTATGCTTTGTTGCAACTAAGTTAAGATATATTTTTTTAAAAAAATGATTTTTTTTGGATTATCGGTAATTTTGTTCGGTAAACGGCATATATTTATTACAATTGACATATATGTCTTACAAAAAAATTGAAAATTGACTTAGGTTTAATTTAATTAAGATAAAAACATCCTTTATTGTAATTTCCTTTTCTTGGTAGAATTTTAATTTTGTTAAAAGAAGTGGGGTGTTTATAGATATATAATTTATTTTAAAATACGCAAACGACTGTTTATTAGTGGTTTGAGTTTTTTTATACTCAAGGTTTTATAATAATTAAGATAATCTGGGGCAATAAAATTTGATCATTCAATATGGTGTCAAGCAAACTTAATATATGGTTCAAAATGGAATCTTTTTCTTCATCCTGACGATTAAACCACCTAGTCTTTTATGTAGTATTATGCTTAGTAAAATAATTAAAAACGCACTTAATCGATAAAAAATGCACTTAAATGATTTTTTTTCATAAAAAAGAATTAAATTTAATTTTGATTTCGAATATTTTAAAGCCAATAATATTTAAGATATTCGAGAAATAATTATTAACACATTTTTTAGCTATGAAATCAAAAATACTATCAAAAACATTCGTGATTGCCGCAGGATTTTTATTTTGTCTTCAAGCATATTCCCAAGGTATGTATGTTAAAGCCGATACTTATATTTGTGCAAGCAATCAATATGTTTACGTAAAAAATGATATAGAGTTAAATGCTGCTACCAGCAACTTCTATTTAAGAAAAGGGGGGCAATTATTGCAGGGAACTACTGGAGCAGGAGCTAACAAAGGAATTGGGAGTTTGTCAGTTTTTCAGGAAGGAACTGTTAATAATTATCAATACAATTATTGGTGTTCACCAGTTGGAAATGTTGAATCGGCTACTAGTGTGAACAATCCTTTTGGGATTAAACAATTAGGAAGACCTACAACTGCAACAGCTACTACAATGGCTACTCTTTTAGCGTCGACTTCTTATGATGGTACGGCTTCTCCTTTAGCAATTGCACCTTTTTGGGTTTATAAGTTTATCAACACAAGTAGTTATTCAGATTGGATTAAAGTGGGTTCGACCACCACCTTGGCAGCAGGTGAAGGTTTTACCATGAAGGGTACTTCCGGAACAGATACGACAACAATCGATGGAGTTCAAAATAATCCCGATGGAAATCATCAGCGTTACGATTTTAGGGGAAAACCCAATGACGGGACCATCAATATTCCTGTTTTGGCTGGAGAATTGGTATTGACAGGAAATCCATATCCTTCTGCAATTAATTTGCAAGCTTTTTTGGTCGGAGAATTAAATTGTACGGGAACTGCCTATTTCTGGGAACAGGATAAAATGGCAAACTCTCATTATATCGCTGATTATAAAGGAGGATACGGTACTTATACCCAGGCAAACATCTATGCTCCAGCCATATTCTATTCTTATGATGGGTCGGGTAATGAAGTCTCAACTATAGGCAGTTCAGGATATTCTTATGAAAGAAAATATTCTCCTATTGGTCAAGGTTTTTTGATTGAAGGGACTGCGAATGGAAATGTCCAAATGAAAAACAGTTACCGAGTTTTTGTCAAAGAAGGAGCTGCAAATAGTTCAGAATTCGAGAGAACATCAAGCAACAAAAAAAGTGCTGCCGATACACCACAAATTCGGTTCAACACTTTATTGGATAATGGGCCGATTAGCCAGATAGTATTGGCTTTTGACCCTCTATCAACCGATGGTGTCGATCGATATGATGGAGGATCTCCAAATGATGGTCCTGCCAATAATTACTTTGTAATCAATAATAGTGAATATGTAATAAATGTTCTTCCATTTGATATTGACAAGAAGATTCCAATTGGGTTTAGAAATTATGCTCAAGCCAATTATAAAATCACGGTCAACCAAATATTGAATGTTCCCGAAGTTACCAATGTTTATTTGCACGATAAAACAACCAATCAATATTATGATATTAAAAACAGTGTCTATGATTTGACATTGCCTGCCGGAACTTATTATACACAATATGAAATCACTTTTAAAAACGGTACTTTAGGAGTCGATGATTTGGAAAGTCAAAGATTTTTGGTGCAACAAGATAATGTAAATAAAAGTTTGGTAATCAATAATCCACAGCAATTAGAATTGGCTAATTGTAGCTTATACGATGTAGTGGGAAGGTTGATTTTTAGTAAAAACAAATTAGGAACCAATTCCTCTTATTCATTTTCAACGGCAGATTTAAGCAATGGAATTTATATTGTAAAGTTGACCACAAATGACAAAGCGGAAATGGGAACAAAAATTATCGTAAATAACTAGCCAAAGAAGCACTATAAAAACCTGAACTTTTATCGAAATCTAATTGCAATAAAATCAGGGCGTTAGCTTTTAAAACTAGAGGGTTTTATTTAGTTTTATCAAATTATGCAATTGGCACACAGATGACACAGCTTATGCAGATTTGCACGGATTTTTATCTATTATTTGAATATCTGTGTAAAATTTGTTCCATCCGTGTCATCTGTGTGCTTTTATACACAACTTAAATAGCTTATCAGTAACCAAAATTTTAAAAGCGAATGCCCTGCAACAAACCCAAATAATACAATCATTTAGTGTTGTATATTTGCACCAAATACTATTTGTTTTGCGAGAAATTCTTACCCAAAAAATAAAATTGTCCACAAATAAAGTCTCTGTGTCCATAAGGCGTGAAGACCTCATTCACCCATTTATTTCCGGGAATAAATTTCGAAAATTGAAATACAACTTGATTCAGGCAAAAGCCGAAAACAAGGATGTCCTCCTCACTTTTGGAGGAGCATTTTCTAACCATATTGCCGCTGCCGCCTATGCTGGAAAACAATATGGATTCAAAACCATCGGAATTATTCGTGGAGATGAATTGAGGGAAAAAATTTCTGAAAACCCCACCTTGAAGTTTGCCCAAAATTGCGGAATGCAATTCAAATTCGTCACTCGTGAAGCCTATCGCCATAAAACCGAAGCTGATTTTTTGGAGCATTTAAAAGAAGAATTTGGTGATTTTTATCTTGTTCCCGAAGGAGGAACCAATGAATTTGCCGTCAAAGGTTGCGAAGAAATATTGACCAAAGAAGATGCTGAATTTGATTTTGTCTGTTGTGCCGTTGGAACTGGAGGAACAATTTCGGGTCTAATAAACAGTATTTTGCCACACCAAAAAGTTTTGGGGTTTCCATCCTTGAAAGGGGACTTTTTAAAAGAAGATATTCGTAAATTTGCCCGAAACCAGAACTGGGAAGTAATCACCGATTACCATTTTGGGGGGTACGGTAAAGTCAATCCGGAGTTAATCGCTTTCATCAACCAGTTTTTTGAAGAAAACAAAATTCCTTTGGATCCAGTTTATACGGGAAAGATGGTTTTTGGCGTTATGGATTTAATCCAAAAAGATTATTTTCCGGAAAATTCAAAAATTTTACTCATTCACACTGGCGGACTTCAGGGAATAGCAGGAATGAACATCAAATTAAAAAACAAACGTTTACCAACAATAGCCATAGATGTATAAAAAGATACTACTCCTAATCGTAATTTTAACCTTGATCGGTTGCAATACTTCCAAGTCGGTAATTGTAACCACAAAGGCAGGAAATTCAAAGTATAAAAAGACAACTTCCGCGGCGAACAAAAAGAACGAAACAACACAATCGGCCTCCAAAACGGTGGTGACTTCGGATTTGATAAACGGTTATGTGTTTCATTATAAAGACATAGCGATGAGCAACATGCGGAATTACGGCATTCCGGCGAGTATTATTTTGGCCCAAGGAATTTTGGAGTCGGCTGCCGGACAGAGTAAATTGGCATCAACGGCCAACAATCATTTCGGGATAAAATGCTACAAGGATTGGAAAGGAGAAACCACGAATCACGATGACGACGCCATCCAAGAATGTTTCAGAAAGTATAAAACCCCGCAAGAATCCTATCAAGATCATGCCGACATTCTCTCCAAAAGAACCCGGTATGCCACTTTATTTAGCTTGAAAAAAGGCGATTACAAAGCTTGGGCCAAAGGATTGAAAGCAGCCGGTTATGCCACGGATCCCAATTATCCAGAGAAATTGATTAATTATATCGAACGCTACCATTTGGATCAATACGACAACTTGGTTTTGGGCAAGGATTATGTTTTGGACAAAAGCCAAAATGCGCCAACGTCAACCAGGCCGGTTGCAAGCCGACAAGCCAATCAATACGAAGTCCAAAAAGGGGATACTTTGTATTCCATTTCCAAAAAATTCAATATTTCCATCGAAGAGTTAAAAAGACAAAACAATATTTTTGACAATGCCATTTCGATAGGGCAAACCATACTAATAAAATAAAGATTATGTTGTATCAAAGAAGCAGCCAGCTTTTTGCTGAAGCCGAAAAAGTAATTCCGGGTGGTGTAAATTCGCCTGTTCGTGCCTTCAAAGCCGTTGGAGGAACACCCATTTTTGTCAAAAGCGCCAAAGGAGCTTATTTATTCGACGAAGATGGAAACCAATTAATAGATTACATCAATTCTTGGGGGCCAATGATTTTGGGACATGCTTTCCAACCCGTTGTAGATGCCGTAATCGAAAAAGCTAAACTGGGTACTTCTTTCGGAATGCCGACGGAATTGGAAACCCAAATCGCAGCTTTGGCCGTTTCAATGGTGCCCAATATCGATAAAATCAGGTTTGTTAATTCTGGTACCGAAGCCTGTATGAGCGCGATTCGTTTGGCTCGTGGATTTACCAAAAAAGACAAGATAATAAAATTTGCCGGATGTTATCACGGACATTCCGATTCGTTTTTGATTCAAGCCGGAAGTGGAGCCATTACTTTTGGTTCACCAAATAGTCCAGGAGTTACTGCTGGAACAGCC comes from the Flavobacterium limnophilum genome and includes:
- a CDS encoding T9SS type A sorting domain-containing protein; protein product: MKSKILSKTFVIAAGFLFCLQAYSQGMYVKADTYICASNQYVYVKNDIELNAATSNFYLRKGGQLLQGTTGAGANKGIGSLSVFQEGTVNNYQYNYWCSPVGNVESATSVNNPFGIKQLGRPTTATATTMATLLASTSYDGTASPLAIAPFWVYKFINTSSYSDWIKVGSTTTLAAGEGFTMKGTSGTDTTTIDGVQNNPDGNHQRYDFRGKPNDGTINIPVLAGELVLTGNPYPSAINLQAFLVGELNCTGTAYFWEQDKMANSHYIADYKGGYGTYTQANIYAPAIFYSYDGSGNEVSTIGSSGYSYERKYSPIGQGFLIEGTANGNVQMKNSYRVFVKEGAANSSEFERTSSNKKSAADTPQIRFNTLLDNGPISQIVLAFDPLSTDGVDRYDGGSPNDGPANNYFVINNSEYVINVLPFDIDKKIPIGFRNYAQANYKITVNQILNVPEVTNVYLHDKTTNQYYDIKNSVYDLTLPAGTYYTQYEITFKNGTLGVDDLESQRFLVQQDNVNKSLVINNPQQLELANCSLYDVVGRLIFSKNKLGTNSSYSFSTADLSNGIYIVKLTTNDKAEMGTKIIVNN
- a CDS encoding glucosaminidase domain-containing protein; translated protein: MYKKILLLIVILTLIGCNTSKSVIVTTKAGNSKYKKTTSAANKKNETTQSASKTVVTSDLINGYVFHYKDIAMSNMRNYGIPASIILAQGILESAAGQSKLASTANNHFGIKCYKDWKGETTNHDDDAIQECFRKYKTPQESYQDHADILSKRTRYATLFSLKKGDYKAWAKGLKAAGYATDPNYPEKLINYIERYHLDQYDNLVLGKDYVLDKSQNAPTSTRPVASRQANQYEVQKGDTLYSISKKFNISIEELKRQNNIFDNAISIGQTILIK
- a CDS encoding 1-aminocyclopropane-1-carboxylate deaminase/D-cysteine desulfhydrase, with amino-acid sequence MSIRREDLIHPFISGNKFRKLKYNLIQAKAENKDVLLTFGGAFSNHIAAAAYAGKQYGFKTIGIIRGDELREKISENPTLKFAQNCGMQFKFVTREAYRHKTEADFLEHLKEEFGDFYLVPEGGTNEFAVKGCEEILTKEDAEFDFVCCAVGTGGTISGLINSILPHQKVLGFPSLKGDFLKEDIRKFARNQNWEVITDYHFGGYGKVNPELIAFINQFFEENKIPLDPVYTGKMVFGVMDLIQKDYFPENSKILLIHTGGLQGIAGMNIKLKNKRLPTIAIDV